The Flavobacterium johnsoniae genomic sequence TTTTTTATGCTGTAAAAGGACATAAATACAGAAAATGGTAATAATTTAAAAGAACAAAAAATAAAAAATTAATATATCATGTTAAAAAGTAAAATCGACAAGGCAACAGGTTTCGAAAAACGATTCGAAAACATCAACACAGTTGTTTTTGAAAATTCAACGGATGCTTCTAAAGAAGTTGCGCAAGAAATTGCCGCTTTAATCAGAGAAAAGCAAAATATAGGAAAACCTTGTATTTTAGGTTTGGCAACTGGTTCTTCTCCAAAAGGATTATATGCAGAATTAGTTCGTTTGCATAAAGAAGAAGGTTTGAGTTTTAAAAACGTAATCAGTTTTAATTTGGATGAATACTATCCAATGGAACCGAATTCAATCAACAGTTATGTTCGTTTCATGAAAGAACTTTTGTTTGATCATGTCGATATTTTACCTGAAAACGCTCACGTTCCAGACGGACTTTTAACAAAAGAAGAAATTGCAGATTATTGTCACGAATACGAAGCTAAAATTGAAGCTTTAGGCGGAATCGATTTACAGGTTCTTGGAATTGGAGGTAACGGACATATTGGTTTTAACGAATCTGGTTCGCTTCAAAACTCTAAAACTCGTTTGGTTGCATTAGATCATATCACAAGAGTGGCAGCAAGTAAAGATTTCTACGGTTTAAATAATACACCAAGAACAGCAATTACGCTTGGGGTTAAAAAAATCATGGAAGCAAAAAGAGTAATCTTGTTAGCTTGGGGAGAAGGAAAAGCAAACATTGTAAAAAAATCTGTTGAAGACGAAGTTACAAATCGAGTTCCAGCTTCATTTTTGCAAGAGCACAATAATGCAGTTTTTATTTTAGATAAAGAGGCTTCTTCAAAATTAACGAGAATCAACAAGCCTTGGTTGGTTGAAAAAATCGTTTGGACTGATAAATTAACTCGTAAGGCAGTTTTAGGATTAGCTTTAGATCTTAAAAAGCCAATTTTAATGCTTACTGATGCAGATTATATCGAAAACGGTATGAGCGATTTGTTAGCAGATTCAGGTCCAGCTTACGATACGAATATTAAGATTTTCAATAAATTACAAAATACAATTACAGGTTGGCCAGGTGGGAAACCAAATGCAGATGATACAAATCGTCCTGAAAGAGCAGAGCCGGCTAAAAAACGTGTATTGATCTTCAGTCCACACCCAGATGATGATATTATTAGTATGGGAGGAACTTTCATGCGTTTGCAAGAGCAAGGTCATGAAGTGCACGTGGCTTATCAAACATCTGGAAATATTGCAGTTGCTGATGATGAAGCGCTTCGTTTCGCAAGATTCGTAATTGATTATAACGAGAAATTCGGAATCAAAAGTGAGCAAGCAGATGATATTTACAAAAAAGCAGAAGCATTCTTGCAAAACAAAAAGAACAGCGAAATTGATATTCCGGAAGTTCGTTACATTAAAGGTTTAATTAGAAAAGGAGAGGCGAGAGCTACAAGTCATTTTGTTGGTCTTCCAGATTCTCAGATTCACTTTATGGAGTTGCCTTTCTATGAAACTGGAACAATCGAGAAAAAACCAATCGGACCAGAAGATGTTCAGTTAACAGTTGATTTAATTGAAAAAATTAAACCACACCAAATTTACGCAGCTGGAGATTTAGCAGATCCGCACGGAACTCACAAAGTTTGTTTGGATGCGATTTTTGAAGCTGTTAAGGTTTTAAAGCCAAAAGAATTTATGAACGACTGTTGGTTGTGGTTATATCGTGGAGCTTGGCAAGAATGGGGAATTGACGAAGTTGAAATGGCAGTTCCGATGAGTCCAGACCAAGTTTTGGCAAAACGTCACGGAATCTTCAAACACCAATCTCAAAAAGACGGAGTTGTTTTTCAAGGAACAGACGCAAGAGAGTTCTGGCAGAGAGCAGAAGACAGAAACCGTGAAACAGCTGAGTTATACCACCAATTAGGTTTAGCAACTTATGCAGCAATGGAAGCTTTTGTAAGATGGCACTATTAAAAAGTGATAAAGGTTCAGAGGGGTAAAGGGACAGAGGTTTCTAATCTGTGCTGAACTTTTTTTAAATAATATTTTTGAAGCAGGAAGAGAGGGCGGAAATAAGTTCTTTTTTCTTGCTTCTTTTTTTTGAAAGATGCTATCCCGAGGCTTCGGGACTGAGATACTAAGATTCTAAGTTTTTTAGTCTTTTGAAATCAGTAATTAGTCATAATAATATTTTTGAAGCAGGAGGAGAGAACGAAAAAGGTTCTTTTTTCTTGCTTCTTTTTTTTAAAGATACTGAGATTCTGAGGTTCTAAGTTTTCTAGTTTTTATGTTCGGTTTTGTTTTAACTGTAAACTGCGACTGTGACTGAAAACTATTTTTTAATCTGTGGCAAAAGAAAAAATAAATAGTAGTTTTGTGTGAAATGAAATAAGCAGAAAATCTACGAAGTCTTTCATCTTGCTTCTTTCTTCTACAAGAAAACTATGGATCAAGACAAAAAACAACTCATCAAATTAGCGCACACCAAAATGCCTTTCGGAAAATACGAAGGAAAATATTTAATTGACTTGCCTGAATATTACGTCGTTTGGTATCATAATAAAGGATTTCCAAAAGGGGAGTTAGGACAACAGCTACAATTAATTTATGAATTGAAATTAAATGGTTTGGAGGAATTGATTCGAAATATTAAGAAACAATATCCGCAGCCTTAAAAACTAAATATACTTTCCTAAATAAAGTAGTTTAATCTTATTTTATTCTTTTTTTGACTTTTAAAGGCCTTTTATCTTCTAATACATATTTATCATTGTTTAAAGATAAAGTACTAAATTAGGTAATTTCTAGATTGCCTTGAGTTTAAAAGGTTTTTATGAGAAAAATTACATTGTTATTTTTTATTATTGTACAAGTGTGTGTTGCTCAGACTAATAATGTGAATCAATTATTGATAGACGGAGAAAAGGCTTATTTAGAAAGTGATTTTTTACTAGCAAAAGAAATATATACGAAGATTACGATTGAAAATCCAAAAAACAAAGACGGGTGGTTTAATCGCGCTGCTGTGGAATTAAAATTAGGTGATAATGAAACTGCATGTGAAGATTTTTACCAAGCTTATTTGTTGAACGATGGCGAAGCACAAAAAATAATTCAAGAAAATTGTTCTAATTTTAGAAATGGTTTGATCATGTCTTTAAAAGATGTGGAAGAAAAGCCAAAATTTTTATATGGAAGAAAGGAATATTTATTTTTCGAAAATAATAGTTTGAACCCTAAATTTCTTAGTATTTTAAAAACAAGATTTAAATGGTCGCCAATTATGTCTAAATATAAAGGAAGAATTTATATTCAATTTCAAATTGACAGATTTAACAAGTTGGATGCGAGCATACTAAAAGTTAGCGGTAATCAAAAAGATGCAGAAATTGTTAAAAAAGAACTATTGTCGATTTTTGATGATATTGTAGTGTATGTTTCGGCTAAAAATAATGGAGTAAATGTTGATTTATGGGATAAATGGTCACAAATATTCGATTTTATAATGGTTTCTTCTAAGTAAGCTATAAATCTAGCATTTTAGAGTAATGGACTTTTTTGATAATATGAATTTATTATTAATAAAGTGAAATCGAATATGATTTGCTTTTTTAATTTATCAAGGTTCTCCATAATTAGTTGCGAATTTTTAGCTAAAATCCTAAAAAGCTTTCATTTTATAAAGTCAGAACTTCAAACGGCTATTTAAATTGAAAGAAGTCTAAAAATTTAAAAATTATCTCATTCTTGAATTGATAAATTGTCTAATTAAATTTGTACTTTTGCCAAGTTTTTTACACAACTACTTACAAACAAACAACAGAATGAATCAAACAAAATATATTTTTGTTACAGGAGGTGTGACCTCTTCATTAGGAAAAGGGATTATCGCGGCATCTTTGGCAAAATTGTTACAAGGAAGAGGATACCGTACAACTATTCAGAAATTTGACCCATATATTAACGTTGATCCAGGAACTTTGAATCCTTATGAGCACGGAGAATGTTATGTGACAGATGATGGAGCTGAAACTGACTTAGACTTAGGACACTACGAGCGTTTCTTAAACGTTCCTACTTCTCAGGCTAATAACGTTACTACAGGAAGAGTTTATCTTTCGGTTATTGAAAAAGAAAGAAGAGGAGAATTTTTAGGAAAAACAGTTCAAGTTGTTCCTCATATCACAAACGAAATCAAAGACAGAATGCAATTGCTAGGTAAATCTGGCGATTATGATATTGTTATTACTGAAATTGGTGGTACTGTTGGTGATATCGAATCGCTACCTTATATAGAATCTGTTCGTCAATTAGTTTGGGAGTTAGGTGAAAACAACGGAATTGTTATTCATTTAACTTTAGTTCCTTATTTAGCTGCGGCAGGTGAGTTAAAAACAAAACCAACACAGCACTCTGTTAAAACTTTAATGGAAAGTGGTATTAAGGCAGATATTTTGGTTTGTAGAACAGAGCACGAATTGTCTCAGGAATTACGCCAGAAATTAGCTTTATTCTGTAATGTGAAGAAAGAAGCAGTTATTCAGTCAATTGATGCTTCTACTATA encodes the following:
- a CDS encoding DUF3820 family protein: MDQDKKQLIKLAHTKMPFGKYEGKYLIDLPEYYVVWYHNKGFPKGELGQQLQLIYELKLNGLEELIRNIKKQYPQP
- the nagB gene encoding glucosamine-6-phosphate deaminase, translated to MLKSKIDKATGFEKRFENINTVVFENSTDASKEVAQEIAALIREKQNIGKPCILGLATGSSPKGLYAELVRLHKEEGLSFKNVISFNLDEYYPMEPNSINSYVRFMKELLFDHVDILPENAHVPDGLLTKEEIADYCHEYEAKIEALGGIDLQVLGIGGNGHIGFNESGSLQNSKTRLVALDHITRVAASKDFYGLNNTPRTAITLGVKKIMEAKRVILLAWGEGKANIVKKSVEDEVTNRVPASFLQEHNNAVFILDKEASSKLTRINKPWLVEKIVWTDKLTRKAVLGLALDLKKPILMLTDADYIENGMSDLLADSGPAYDTNIKIFNKLQNTITGWPGGKPNADDTNRPERAEPAKKRVLIFSPHPDDDIISMGGTFMRLQEQGHEVHVAYQTSGNIAVADDEALRFARFVIDYNEKFGIKSEQADDIYKKAEAFLQNKKNSEIDIPEVRYIKGLIRKGEARATSHFVGLPDSQIHFMELPFYETGTIEKKPIGPEDVQLTVDLIEKIKPHQIYAAGDLADPHGTHKVCLDAIFEAVKVLKPKEFMNDCWLWLYRGAWQEWGIDEVEMAVPMSPDQVLAKRHGIFKHQSQKDGVVFQGTDAREFWQRAEDRNRETAELYHQLGLATYAAMEAFVRWHY